A single genomic interval of Koleobacter methoxysyntrophicus harbors:
- a CDS encoding PTS sugar transporter subunit IIA produces the protein MKLFKEDLIVTGLEAKNDEEVITALGNLLYLKGYVKKSFVKAVIDREKKYPTGLPINEINLAIPHTDAEHVLKPAIALAVLKKPVLFKNMADPCQKVKANLVFTIALNDSHNQPILLQKLMSIFQDEKLLLTIKESQSASSIFDIIKLKFKEENVS, from the coding sequence ATGAAGTTATTTAAAGAGGATTTAATAGTAACAGGTTTAGAAGCAAAAAATGATGAAGAAGTTATAACCGCTTTGGGGAACCTGCTTTATTTGAAGGGGTATGTAAAAAAGAGCTTTGTTAAGGCGGTTATTGACAGGGAAAAAAAATACCCAACCGGTTTGCCGATAAATGAAATAAATCTTGCAATACCCCATACTGATGCTGAGCATGTATTAAAACCAGCAATTGCATTAGCCGTACTGAAAAAACCGGTTCTTTTCAAAAATATGGCAGATCCTTGCCAAAAAGTAAAAGCAAATTTGGTTTTCACTATAGCTTTAAATGATAGCCACAATCAGCCGATATTGTTGCAAAAACTCATGTCAATTTTTCAGGATGAGAAACTGCTGTTGACTATAAAAGAATCACAAAGCGCTTCTTCTATTTTTGACATAATTAAATTAAAGTTCAAAGAAGAAAATGTGTCTTAA
- a CDS encoding PTS sugar transporter subunit IIB, with translation MLKKRIVVACGTGIATSTVAAERISKECEKAGIDVDIIQCKVSEINSYLADADLIVSTTILPVKTDVPVVNGLPFITGIGIEKAVESIVKELTC, from the coding sequence ATGTTGAAAAAAAGAATTGTTGTAGCATGCGGAACAGGAATTGCCACTTCAACGGTTGCTGCAGAGAGGATTTCAAAAGAATGTGAAAAGGCAGGAATAGATGTTGATATCATCCAGTGCAAAGTATCAGAAATTAACAGCTATTTGGCGGATGCAGACCTAATAGTTTCAACAACAATTTTGCCAGTAAAGACGGATGTACCCGTAGTAAATGGCTTGCCTTTTATTACAGGAATAGGCATTGAAAAGGCAGTAGAAAGCATCGTAAAAGAATTAACCTGTTGA
- a CDS encoding ISL3 family transposase produces the protein MSNISITSLFPFRRLKFIGSEDIDFEQGTGKVVELKPDLRFTPICSKCSSKGVGKHSNHQRFLRDLSLGPHKTLIHLHYRKIECPLCGQIVVEELDIAEPGGPRVTRRLAVYIQELCKLMTVKDVAEHLQLDWKTVKEIDKQGLKQEFADIDYNGLRYLAIDEISYGKHHRYLTNVIDFETGRIVWVGKDRKYETLKEFFLKMPEEVRDQIKAVAMDMWDPFIKAVSEFCPQAAIVFDVFHIVAQYNKVIDKVRRVETRAAMETDKNVIKGSRWILLKNPENLKEKEIPRLEKLLSINKNLSTVYILKDELKTIWQCNDRQQVSKALDEWCTKALESGIPALKRFVKTLRRHEYGILNHADYPIHTSKLEGINNKIKVIKRQAYGFHDLEYFILKVKQACS, from the coding sequence ATGTCCAATATAAGTATAACATCATTATTCCCCTTTCGTCGACTAAAATTTATAGGTTCAGAGGACATTGATTTCGAGCAGGGTACCGGAAAAGTAGTTGAATTAAAACCAGACCTGCGTTTTACGCCCATTTGTTCTAAATGTAGCAGTAAAGGAGTCGGTAAGCATTCTAACCATCAACGTTTCTTAAGAGACCTTTCCTTAGGTCCTCATAAAACGCTAATCCATCTACATTATCGCAAGATAGAGTGTCCTCTGTGCGGTCAAATAGTTGTAGAAGAGCTGGATATAGCCGAACCTGGTGGGCCAAGGGTAACCCGGCGTTTGGCTGTCTACATACAGGAACTCTGTAAATTAATGACCGTAAAGGATGTAGCAGAACATCTCCAGCTGGATTGGAAAACGGTTAAAGAAATTGATAAACAGGGTCTTAAGCAGGAATTTGCCGATATAGACTACAACGGATTACGGTATTTGGCAATAGATGAAATCTCTTATGGAAAACACCACCGGTATCTGACTAATGTCATCGATTTTGAAACCGGCCGGATTGTTTGGGTTGGTAAAGACCGTAAATATGAAACCTTAAAAGAGTTCTTCTTAAAGATGCCGGAGGAGGTACGAGACCAAATTAAGGCTGTTGCCATGGATATGTGGGACCCATTTATTAAAGCAGTTTCTGAATTTTGTCCCCAGGCTGCCATTGTCTTTGATGTATTTCATATAGTCGCTCAATACAATAAAGTAATTGACAAGGTCCGTAGAGTAGAAACCAGGGCTGCAATGGAAACTGATAAAAATGTCATTAAGGGCAGCCGCTGGATCCTGCTTAAAAATCCGGAGAATCTTAAAGAAAAGGAAATACCTCGTTTGGAAAAACTGCTTTCGATTAATAAGAACCTTTCCACCGTATACATTTTGAAAGATGAGCTAAAAACAATCTGGCAATGTAATGACCGCCAGCAGGTGTCAAAAGCGCTTGATGAGTGGTGCACAAAAGCATTGGAATCCGGTATACCTGCATTAAAACGGTTTGTGAAAACCTTACGACGCCATGAATACGGTATCCTTAATCACGCTGATTATCCAATACATACGAGTAAGCTGGAAGGGATAAACAATAAAATTAAGGTTATCAAACGTCAAGCTTATGGCTTCCATGACCTGGAGTATTTTATCTTAAAAGTTAAACAAGCCTGCTCATGA